The following are encoded in a window of Paramormyrops kingsleyae isolate MSU_618 chromosome 12, PKINGS_0.4, whole genome shotgun sequence genomic DNA:
- the LOC140593610 gene encoding uncharacterized protein isoform X2 — protein sequence MGTSKSEVQEYSTKCHQEKGWEKKTGGGPAPPQYTPAEELALGLNENRTIVEGIPGGSSSSDPKPGTSSSNTFIAVLHNTPTFLPVPKQVVAEAYADSEETLSDDCPLEEEPGDIRSLYKQHLQQKIEYFDLKKHKLRGEIELDNFKKRKIALEIELLQKDFQTLPLGWSKCTGWRSSSGCTSTTGVLSFLMVAILWRMAHATIMSQALSGATLRPFRH from the exons ATGGGGACAAGTAAAAGTGAAGTACAAGAATATTCTACAAAATG CCACCAAGAAAAaggctgggaaaaaaaaacaggtggtGGTCCTGCACCACCACAATATACCCCAGCAGAGGAGCTGGCCCTTGGGTTGAATGAAAACCGAACCATTGTGGAGGGCATCCCTGGGGGCAGCTCTTCCTCAGACCCAAAGCCAGGGACCAGTAGCAGCAACACCTTCATTGCTG TTTTACATAATACACCAACATTTTTACCTGTTCCCAAGCAAGTGGTGGCTGAAGCATATGCA GACAGTGAAGAAACCCTCTCAGATGACTGTCCTTTGGAGGAAGAACCT GGTGACATCCGTTCCCTATATAAACAGCATCTTCAACAAAAAATCGAGTATTTTGAcctgaaaaaacacaaattaagaGGAGAAATTGAACTCGACAActtcaaaaagagaaaaattgCACTAGAGATAGAGTTGCTTCAAAAAGACTTTCAGA CTCTGCCACTAGGTTGGTCCAAGTGCACTGGCTGGAGGTCATCATCAGGCTGCACCTCCACCACAGGGGTCCTCTCCTTTCTGATGGTGGCAATATTGTGGAGGATGGCACATGCAACAATTATGTCACAGGCCCTGTCAGGTGCAACCCTCAGACCCTTCAGACACTGA
- the LOC140593610 gene encoding uncharacterized protein isoform X1 — protein sequence MTAFFPDYDFRSFPFSVLSLWFIDLLVLIPRPAPDYSPLLAPRIPHQEKGWEKKTGGGPAPPQYTPAEELALGLNENRTIVEGIPGGSSSSDPKPGTSSSNTFIAVLHNTPTFLPVPKQVVAEAYADSEETLSDDCPLEEEPGDIRSLYKQHLQQKIEYFDLKKHKLRGEIELDNFKKRKIALEIELLQKDFQTLPLGWSKCTGWRSSSGCTSTTGVLSFLMVAILWRMAHATIMSQALSGATLRPFRH from the exons ATGACCGCTTTCTTTCCTGACTACGATTTTCGCTCCTTCCCCTtctcggtactttcgctttggtTTATTGATTTACTGGTTTTGATCCCTCGCCCGGCTCCCGACTACTCTCCTTTGCTTGCCCCTCGGATACC CCACCAAGAAAAaggctgggaaaaaaaaacaggtggtGGTCCTGCACCACCACAATATACCCCAGCAGAGGAGCTGGCCCTTGGGTTGAATGAAAACCGAACCATTGTGGAGGGCATCCCTGGGGGCAGCTCTTCCTCAGACCCAAAGCCAGGGACCAGTAGCAGCAACACCTTCATTGCTG TTTTACATAATACACCAACATTTTTACCTGTTCCCAAGCAAGTGGTGGCTGAAGCATATGCA GACAGTGAAGAAACCCTCTCAGATGACTGTCCTTTGGAGGAAGAACCT GGTGACATCCGTTCCCTATATAAACAGCATCTTCAACAAAAAATCGAGTATTTTGAcctgaaaaaacacaaattaagaGGAGAAATTGAACTCGACAActtcaaaaagagaaaaattgCACTAGAGATAGAGTTGCTTCAAAAAGACTTTCAGA CTCTGCCACTAGGTTGGTCCAAGTGCACTGGCTGGAGGTCATCATCAGGCTGCACCTCCACCACAGGGGTCCTCTCCTTTCTGATGGTGGCAATATTGTGGAGGATGGCACATGCAACAATTATGTCACAGGCCCTGTCAGGTGCAACCCTCAGACCCTTCAGACACTGA